The following coding sequences lie in one Glycine soja cultivar W05 chromosome 16, ASM419377v2, whole genome shotgun sequence genomic window:
- the LOC114389372 gene encoding transcription factor MYC2-like, whose protein sequence is MEELIISPSSSSSLVSLSQENPTPTLQQKLQFLLQSQPDWWVYAIFWQASHDDNGNLYLSFGEGHFQGTKETSPKSLTIPTKNKFLMKTPTNDNINDAEWFYVMSLTRSFAVNNNSSSNSTSCSSSSSLPGKSFALGSVLWQNNRHELQFYNCERSNEAHVHGIETLICIPTQNGVVEMGSYDTIKQNWNLVQHVKSLFHTSPDPVTIQILDDHTISFADIGIVAGIQETKKRKQITQTAPSKNDNYVDSEHSDSDCPTLPTATTPTASEPKKRGRKPVLGRETPINHVEAERQRREKLNHRFYALRAVVPNVSRMDKASLLSDAVAYINELKAKIEDLESQQPRDSNKKMKTEMTDTLDNQSATTTSTVVDQSGSGSRLGLGPLGLEVDVRIVGPDAMVRVQSENVNHPGARLMGALRDLEFQVHHASMSCVNDLMLQDVVVKLPNGMRSEESLKSAIIMRLDQ, encoded by the coding sequence ATGGAGGAATTAATCAtatctccttcttcatcttcctctttGGTCTCTCTTTCCCAAGAAAACCCAACACCAACCCTTCAACAAAAACTTCAATTTCTCCTCCAAAGCCAACCCGATTGGTGGGTCTACGCCATTTTCTGGCAAGCCTCACACGACGACAATGGCAACCTCTACTTATCCTTCGGAGAGGGCCATTTCCAAGGCACCAAAGAAACTTCCCCAAAATCACTAACCATTCCCACAAAGAATAAGTTCCTGATGAAAACACCCACAAACGATAACATCAACGACGCCGAGTGGTTCTACGTCATGTCGTTGACTCGCAGCTTCGCAGTCAACAACAATTCTTCTTCAAACTCcacttcttgttcttcttcttcttcactcccTGGCAAGTCTTTTGCTTTAGGCTCGGTTCTCTGGCAAAACAACAGGCACGAGCTTCAATTCTACAACTGCGAGAGATCCAACGAAGCGCACGTGCACGGGATCGAAACGTTAATTTGCATCCCGACACAAAACGGGGTCGTCGAAATGGGATCCTACGACACCATCAAACAAAACTGGAACCTCGTACAGCACGTGAAGTCTCTCTTCCATACCTCTCCAGATCCGGTTACTATCCAAATCCTCGACGACCACACCATCTCCTTCGCCGACATCGGCATCGTTGCCGGAATCCAAGAAACCAAAAAACGAAAACAAATTACCCAAACAGCACCCAGCAAAAACGACAACTATGTCGACTCCGAACACTCTGATTCGGATTGTCCCACGTTGCCAACCGCCACCACCCCGACAGCCTCGGAGCCGAAGAAAAGAGGGAGAAAGCCTGTTCTCGGACGCGAGACTCCGATAAACCACGTGGAGGCAGAACGACAACGAAGGGAGAAACTCAACCATCGGTTCTATGCCTTACGAGCTGTTGTTCCGAATGTTTCGAGGATGGACAAGGCTTCGTTGTTGTCCGACGCTGTCGCCTACATCAACGAACTGAAGGCGAAGATTGAGGACTTGGAGTCGCAGCAGCCGAGAGacagtaataaaaaaatgaagacagaAATGACTGACACTCTGGATAACCAGAGTGCCACGACCACATCAACCGTCGTGGATCAAAGCGGGTCTGGATCCAGATTAGGTCTAGGCCCCCTTGGACTCGAGGTTGATGTAAGGATCGTGGGGCCCGATGCCATGGTGAGGGTACAATCAGAAAATGTGAACCACCCTGGGGCTAGGCTAATGGGTGCTTTAAGAGACCTAGAGTTTCAGGTTCACCACGCTAGCATGTCTTGTGTTAATGATCTCATGCTTCAAGATGTGGTCGTTAAGCTTCCCAATGGAATGAGGAGTGAAGAGAGTCTTAAATCTGCTATT